One segment of Fibrobacter sp. UWR3 DNA contains the following:
- the rplW gene encoding 50S ribosomal protein L23, producing the protein MKEIREILLTPHVTEETMKNMVNPRNDVHRYVFKVAMNATKTEIKDAIEKRFEVKVDAVNTAITRGKIKRVRMVPGKKPNWKKAYITLKAGQKIAEFEGV; encoded by the coding sequence ATGAAGGAAATTCGTGAAATCCTGCTTACCCCGCACGTGACCGAAGAAACCATGAAGAACATGGTGAATCCGCGTAACGACGTGCACAGGTACGTTTTCAAGGTTGCCATGAACGCTACCAAGACCGAAATCAAGGACGCTATCGAAAAGCGCTTTGAAGTGAAGGTCGACGCTGTGAACACCGCCATTACCCGCGGTAAGATCAAGCGCGTTCGCATGGTTCCTGGCAAGAAACCCAACTGGAAGAAGGCCTACATCACGCTGAAGGCCGGGCAAAAGATTGCCGAGTTCGAAGGAGTATAA
- the rplB gene encoding 50S ribosomal protein L2: MGLKSYRPLTPTLRYKQIGDRKEITAEKPYKPLTEGIKSSSGRNNAGEITSRRRGGGHKKLYRIIDFKRQFAGIPCTVETIEYDPNRTARIALVKYQNGKRAYIVAPANVKVGDVLNSGEGAEFRVGNALPIRDIPLNTMIHNIELKPGKGAQLVRSAGAAAELVAKDGKLCQVRMPSGEVRFISEDCLAVVGQVSNIDHMNESSGSAGRSRWLGKRPSVRGVVMNPVDHPLGGGEGRTSGGRHPCSPWGKNSKGAKTRNNKRTDKYIVRRRQKRA, from the coding sequence ATGGGTCTGAAATCTTATAGACCGCTTACCCCGACGCTGCGCTACAAGCAGATTGGTGACCGCAAGGAAATTACGGCCGAAAAGCCGTACAAGCCGCTCACCGAAGGCATCAAGAGCAGCTCCGGTCGTAACAACGCTGGTGAAATCACTTCCCGCCGTCGCGGCGGTGGCCACAAGAAACTGTACCGTATCATCGATTTCAAGCGCCAGTTCGCAGGCATCCCCTGCACTGTCGAGACGATCGAGTACGATCCGAACCGTACGGCCCGTATCGCCCTGGTCAAGTACCAGAACGGCAAGCGCGCCTACATCGTCGCTCCGGCTAACGTGAAGGTCGGCGATGTGCTGAATTCCGGCGAAGGTGCCGAATTCCGCGTGGGTAACGCTCTCCCGATTCGCGACATTCCGCTGAACACCATGATCCACAACATTGAGCTGAAGCCCGGCAAGGGTGCCCAGCTGGTCCGCTCCGCCGGTGCCGCTGCCGAACTCGTCGCCAAGGACGGCAAGCTCTGCCAGGTCAGGATGCCGAGTGGCGAAGTCCGCTTCATCTCTGAAGATTGCCTCGCCGTTGTGGGCCAGGTTTCCAACATCGACCACATGAATGAATCCTCGGGCTCTGCCGGCCGCTCCCGCTGGCTTGGCAAGCGTCCCTCCGTCCGCGGTGTCGTTATGAACCCGGTCGACCACCCGCTCGGTGGTGGTGAAGGACGTACCTCTGGTGGTCGTCATCCGTGCTCTCCGTGGGGTAAGAACTCGAAGGGTGCAAAAACTCGTAACAACAAGCGTACCGATAAGTACATCGTGCGCCGTCGTCAGAAGAGGGCCTAA
- the rpsS gene encoding 30S ribosomal protein S19: MSRSLKKGAFVDSHVLNKAQAMAGSDKKQPIKTWSRRSTIVPDMVGLTFSVYNGKQFLPVYVSENMVGHKLGEFAMTRTFRGHRKTETAAGGKK; encoded by the coding sequence ATGTCGAGATCCCTTAAGAAAGGTGCGTTCGTGGATTCCCACGTTCTCAACAAGGCCCAGGCTATGGCTGGCTCCGACAAGAAGCAGCCGATCAAGACCTGGTCCCGTCGTTCCACCATCGTTCCGGATATGGTCGGACTTACCTTCTCCGTGTACAACGGAAAGCAGTTCCTCCCGGTCTATGTTTCTGAAAACATGGTCGGCCATAAGCTCGGCGAATTCGCAATGACCCGCACGTTCCGCGGCCACCGCAAGACGGAAACCGCCGCTGGAGGTAAGAAATAA
- the rplV gene encoding 50S ribosomal protein L22 — protein sequence MQAVAKVKNVRYGVRKLRRVVDLVRGKRVDEAFAMLSILHTKTKGAPLVENALKSAVANYKQKAAGAVAAEELVIKTIAADGGTIMKRIHPRSQGRAFRIEKPLSHLTVVVADKEK from the coding sequence ATGCAAGCTGTTGCTAAAGTGAAAAACGTCCGTTACGGTGTGCGCAAGCTCCGCCGTGTCGTGGACCTGGTTCGTGGCAAGCGTGTTGACGAAGCATTCGCAATGCTTTCCATTCTCCACACCAAGACCAAGGGCGCCCCGCTCGTCGAGAACGCTCTCAAGTCTGCCGTCGCGAACTACAAGCAGAAGGCCGCTGGTGCGGTCGCTGCCGAAGAGCTCGTGATCAAGACCATCGCTGCCGATGGCGGTACGATCATGAAGCGTATCCACCCGCGTTCCCAGGGCCGTGCTTTCCGTATCGAAAAGCCGCTCTCTCACCTCACCGTCGTCGTCGCCGACAAGGAGAAATAA
- the rpsC gene encoding 30S ribosomal protein S3 — MGHKSHPNGLRLGVIRGWESKWYAEDNFADLLYEDITLRRYLMKRFEHASLSKVGIERTVKKVNVNLFTARPGIVIGKKGEELDRVKSELQFLTGKEIFISVHEIKRPETDAKLVAENIARQLEKRISFRRAMKRAIQSAMRLGVEGIKVQCGGRLGGAEIARVEKYAEGRVPLHTLRADIDYATSIAKTVYGAIGIKVWIMHGEKIGKDVMNDNKREK, encoded by the coding sequence ATGGGTCACAAGAGTCATCCCAATGGTCTTCGTCTTGGCGTTATCCGCGGTTGGGAATCCAAGTGGTATGCCGAAGACAATTTCGCAGATCTTCTTTATGAAGACATCACCCTCCGTCGCTACTTGATGAAGCGCTTCGAACATGCCTCCCTCTCCAAGGTCGGCATCGAACGCACCGTCAAGAAGGTGAACGTGAACCTCTTTACCGCCCGCCCGGGTATCGTTATCGGTAAGAAGGGCGAAGAACTCGATCGCGTCAAGAGCGAACTCCAGTTCCTCACCGGTAAGGAAATCTTCATCAGCGTGCACGAGATCAAGCGCCCGGAAACGGATGCCAAGCTCGTCGCTGAAAACATCGCGCGTCAGCTCGAAAAGCGTATCTCCTTCCGCCGCGCCATGAAGCGCGCCATCCAGTCCGCTATGCGCCTGGGTGTCGAAGGTATCAAGGTGCAGTGCGGCGGCCGTCTCGGCGGTGCCGAAATTGCCCGCGTCGAGAAGTATGCCGAAGGCCGCGTGCCTCTGCACACTCTCCGTGCTGACATTGACTACGCGACTTCCATTGCTAAGACCGTCTATGGTGCCATCGGTATCAAGGTGTGGATCATGCACGGCGAAAAGATTGGCAAGGACGTCATGAACGACAACAAGAGAGAGAAGTAA
- the rplP gene encoding 50S ribosomal protein L16, whose product MLSPKRTLHRKQMKGRMKGVASRGNSMAFGEFGIQALEKCWLTARQIEAARIAMTRKIKRGGRVWIRVFPDKPITRHPAEARMGKGKGGVEFWVAVILPGRIIFEMGGVERELAMEALHVASQKLPLKCKIIEESEI is encoded by the coding sequence ATGCTGAGTCCTAAAAGAACATTACATCGTAAGCAGATGAAAGGCCGCATGAAGGGTGTCGCTTCCCGCGGCAATTCCATGGCCTTCGGCGAATTCGGCATTCAGGCTCTTGAAAAGTGCTGGCTGACGGCTCGCCAGATCGAAGCGGCTCGTATCGCTATGACCCGTAAGATCAAGCGTGGCGGTCGCGTGTGGATCCGCGTGTTCCCCGACAAGCCCATCACTCGTCACCCGGCCGAAGCCCGTATGGGTAAGGGTAAGGGCGGCGTCGAATTCTGGGTCGCCGTGATTCTTCCGGGTCGCATCATTTTCGAAATGGGCGGTGTTGAACGTGAACTCGCCATGGAAGCCCTCCATGTCGCTTCGCAGAAGCTCCCCCTCAAGTGCAAAATCATCGAAGAATCGGAGATCTAA
- the rpmC gene encoding 50S ribosomal protein L29 translates to MKARDIKNELRALDVKQLKEKLAQLNLDLFNYRMTAKLGNLEKPSMIQAARRDIARIKTILSEKAKA, encoded by the coding sequence ATGAAGGCACGTGACATTAAAAACGAACTGAGAGCTCTCGACGTGAAGCAGCTCAAGGAAAAGCTGGCTCAGTTGAATCTCGATTTGTTCAATTACCGCATGACTGCGAAGCTCGGTAATTTGGAAAAACCCTCTATGATTCAGGCTGCCCGCAGGGACATCGCCCGTATCAAGACCATCCTCAGCGAAAAGGCCAAGGCATAA
- the rpsQ gene encoding 30S ribosomal protein S17, whose translation MDRNLRKVKQGIVSSDKMDKTITVVVENRKRHPMYNKIMTTTKKLKAHDENNEAGEGDLVEIMETRPLSATKRWRLVRVVEKKK comes from the coding sequence ATGGATAGAAACCTTCGTAAAGTCAAGCAGGGAATTGTCAGTTCTGACAAGATGGACAAGACCATCACGGTTGTGGTTGAAAACCGCAAGCGTCATCCCATGTACAACAAGATCATGACCACCACCAAGAAGCTCAAGGCTCACGACGAAAATAACGAAGCGGGCGAGGGTGACCTGGTGGAAATCATGGAAACTCGTCCTCTTTCCGCAACCAAGCGCTGGCGTCTCGTCCGCGTGGTCGAAAAGAAGAAGTAA
- the rplN gene encoding 50S ribosomal protein L14: protein MIQEETRLVVADNSGAKEVACIRVLGGTNRRYASIGDVIKVAVKDAIPQSKVKKGSVADAVVVRTRKEISRPDGTFIRFSDNAVVLITKDGEPRGTRIFGPVARELREKNYMKIISLAPEVL from the coding sequence ATGATTCAAGAAGAAACCAGACTCGTCGTGGCTGACAACAGTGGAGCCAAGGAAGTCGCCTGCATCCGTGTTTTGGGTGGCACGAACCGTCGCTATGCTAGCATCGGTGATGTCATCAAGGTAGCCGTTAAGGACGCTATCCCCCAGAGCAAGGTGAAGAAGGGTTCCGTGGCCGACGCCGTCGTCGTGCGTACGCGCAAAGAAATCTCCCGTCCGGACGGAACGTTCATTCGTTTCTCGGACAACGCAGTTGTGCTCATCACCAAGGATGGCGAACCGCGTGGAACCCGTATTTTTGGACCGGTGGCTCGTGAGCTCCGCGAAAAGAATTACATGAAGATCATCTCCCTCGCACCTGAGGTTCTCTAA
- the rplX gene encoding 50S ribosomal protein L24, producing the protein MANIKKNDNVKVISGAFKGKTGTVISVKAGKVTVKDVNVCKRHEKPSQTNQTGGIIEKEMPIDISNVMLLEGNTPVRTRIVREKGKKGVRTSVKTGKAV; encoded by the coding sequence ATGGCAAACATCAAGAAGAATGATAACGTCAAGGTGATTTCCGGTGCCTTCAAGGGCAAGACCGGCACCGTGATTAGTGTCAAGGCCGGCAAGGTGACCGTCAAGGACGTGAACGTCTGCAAGCGTCACGAGAAGCCGAGCCAGACCAACCAAACTGGCGGCATCATCGAGAAGGAAATGCCCATCGACATTTCCAATGTGATGCTCCTCGAAGGCAACACGCCTGTCCGTACCCGCATCGTTCGCGAGAAGGGCAAGAAGGGCGTTCGTACCAGTGTCAAGACTGGAAAGGCTGTGTAA
- the rplE gene encoding 50S ribosomal protein L5, with the protein MNQMKQFYLEKVVPALQAKFAYKNVMEIPRLQKIVVNMGVGAAAQNRKILDEAAETLTAITGQKAVVTTAKKAIANFHLREGIGIGAKVTLHGDMMWDFLYRFININLPRVRDFRGLARRGFDGMGNFTLGIKEQTIFVEIDIDKISRTFGMDISFVTSAKTDDEGRALLEELGLPFRK; encoded by the coding sequence ATGAACCAGATGAAGCAATTTTATCTCGAAAAAGTCGTTCCGGCCTTGCAAGCAAAGTTTGCCTACAAGAACGTGATGGAAATTCCCCGTCTCCAGAAGATCGTGGTGAACATGGGCGTGGGCGCTGCCGCTCAGAATCGCAAGATTCTCGATGAAGCCGCTGAAACCCTCACGGCCATCACCGGTCAGAAGGCAGTCGTCACCACCGCGAAGAAGGCTATCGCCAACTTCCACCTCCGTGAAGGCATCGGCATCGGTGCCAAGGTCACTCTCCACGGCGACATGATGTGGGACTTCCTCTATCGTTTCATCAACATCAACCTCCCGCGTGTCCGTGACTTCCGTGGTCTTGCACGCCGTGGTTTTGATGGAATGGGTAACTTCACCCTCGGTATCAAGGAACAGACGATCTTCGTCGAAATCGATATCGATAAGATTTCTCGTACCTTCGGTATGGACATCTCCTTCGTGACTTCCGCCAAGACGGACGACGAAGGCCGCGCCCTGCTCGAAGAACTTGGACTCCCCTTCAGGAAGTAA
- a CDS encoding type Z 30S ribosomal protein S14: protein MASRRMIEKCKRTPKYTVRGYNRCKRCGRPHAFMRRFGLCRICFREMALAGEIPGITKSSW, encoded by the coding sequence ATGGCAAGCAGAAGAATGATTGAAAAATGCAAGCGTACCCCGAAGTATACCGTTCGTGGGTATAACCGTTGCAAGCGTTGCGGTAGGCCGCACGCCTTTATGCGCCGCTTTGGCCTTTGCCGTATTTGCTTCCGCGAAATGGCACTCGCCGGCGAAATCCCCGGTATCACAAAGTCGTCTTGGTAA
- the rpsH gene encoding 30S ribosomal protein S8 — MAMTDPIADMLTRVRNACKAKLPVVDIPASNLKREIARVLQEKGFIKKFVVVDDGKQGILKVLLRYTNGVPAIQGLQRVSTPGLRHYVDVAKLPRVRNGLGYAIISTSKGVMTDHEAREQKVGGEVVAKVW, encoded by the coding sequence ATGGCAATGACAGATCCTATCGCCGATATGCTCACCCGCGTGCGCAATGCCTGCAAGGCAAAGCTCCCCGTGGTGGACATTCCTGCCAGCAACCTGAAGCGTGAAATTGCACGCGTTCTGCAGGAAAAAGGTTTCATTAAGAAGTTCGTCGTCGTCGATGACGGCAAGCAGGGTATCCTCAAGGTTCTGCTCCGCTACACGAACGGCGTTCCCGCAATCCAGGGCCTCCAGCGCGTCTCTACGCCGGGTCTTCGTCACTACGTTGACGTGGCCAAGCTCCCGCGCGTCCGTAACGGCCTCGGCTATGCGATTATCTCCACATCTAAAGGTGTGATGACTGACCACGAAGCCCGCGAACAGAAGGTGGGTGGCGAAGTTGTCGCAAAGGTCTGGTGA
- the rplF gene encoding 50S ribosomal protein L6 → MSRIGKAIINIPAGVKVAVNGQNIKVEGPKGKLETTVHELISIKLEGNQLSFSRPNDEKFSRAMHGTTRALVANMVEGVTKGFEKTLEIVGVGYRVEQKGKDLNLVLGFSHPVIFKAPEGVELKAVDPLKISISGIDKQKVGQAAAEIRKYRKPEPYKGKGIKYTGEIIRRKQGKKTGK, encoded by the coding sequence ATGTCCCGTATCGGAAAAGCTATTATCAATATCCCGGCTGGCGTTAAAGTCGCCGTCAATGGTCAGAACATCAAGGTGGAAGGCCCCAAGGGCAAGCTGGAAACTACTGTTCATGAGCTGATTTCCATCAAGCTCGAAGGCAACCAGCTTTCTTTCTCCCGTCCGAACGATGAAAAGTTCTCCCGCGCTATGCACGGTACCACCCGCGCCCTCGTCGCCAACATGGTCGAAGGCGTTACCAAGGGTTTCGAGAAGACTCTCGAAATCGTCGGTGTGGGCTACCGCGTCGAACAGAAGGGCAAGGACCTGAACCTCGTTCTCGGTTTCTCCCACCCGGTCATTTTCAAGGCACCCGAAGGCGTCGAGCTCAAGGCTGTCGACCCGCTGAAGATTTCCATCTCCGGCATCGACAAGCAGAAGGTCGGCCAGGCTGCTGCAGAAATCCGCAAGTACAGGAAGCCTGAACCGTACAAGGGCAAGGGCATCAAGTACACCGGCGAAATCATCCGCCGTAAGCAAGGTAAGAAGACAGGTAAATAA
- the rplR gene encoding 50S ribosomal protein L18, which translates to MTAIAKKRIQSRIARHARVRKTVVGTAECPRLAVRRSLSHMVAQIIDDANNKSLAQVATTAKEFQGKFAEMTKTEQAKQLGLQIAEIAKSKGIESVVFDRGGYIYHGRVQALAEGAREGGLKF; encoded by the coding sequence ATGACTGCAATTGCTAAGAAAAGAATCCAGTCCAGAATCGCACGCCATGCTCGTGTGCGCAAGACTGTTGTCGGAACTGCAGAATGCCCTCGTTTGGCTGTTCGCCGTTCCTTGTCCCACATGGTCGCCCAGATTATCGATGATGCGAACAACAAGTCTCTCGCTCAGGTCGCAACGACTGCCAAGGAATTCCAGGGCAAGTTCGCCGAAATGACGAAGACGGAACAGGCCAAGCAGCTTGGCCTCCAGATCGCTGAAATCGCGAAGTCCAAGGGCATTGAATCCGTGGTCTTTGACCGCGGCGGTTACATCTATCACGGTCGCGTTCAGGCTCTCGCTGAGGGAGCTCGTGAAGGCGGACTCAAATTCTAG
- the rpsE gene encoding 30S ribosomal protein S5, producing MEREAQVSEFEDKVVHINRCAKTVKGGRRMSFSALVVVGNKNGKVGVGLGKAKEVSEAIRKGTEAAQRNIVEVQLLDGTIPHDIEVKSGSTRILLMPAAPGTGVIAGAAARAVLELAGVRNILTKIHGSSNPSTVVSACLEGLMSQKNKQDCAKLRGFEA from the coding sequence TTGGAACGCGAAGCTCAAGTTTCTGAATTTGAAGACAAGGTTGTACACATCAACCGTTGCGCAAAGACCGTCAAGGGCGGTCGCCGTATGTCCTTCTCCGCTCTCGTTGTCGTCGGCAACAAGAACGGCAAGGTCGGCGTGGGTCTCGGCAAGGCTAAGGAAGTTTCCGAAGCCATCCGCAAGGGTACCGAAGCCGCTCAGCGCAATATCGTCGAAGTCCAGCTCCTCGACGGCACCATCCCGCACGACATCGAAGTGAAGAGCGGTTCTACCCGCATCCTCCTCATGCCGGCTGCTCCGGGTACTGGCGTTATCGCCGGTGCTGCCGCCCGTGCTGTTCTCGAACTCGCCGGTGTGCGCAACATCCTCACCAAGATTCACGGTTCTTCCAACCCGAGCACTGTCGTCAGCGCTTGCCTGGAAGGCCTGATGTCCCAGAAGAACAAGCAGGACTGCGCCAAGCTGCGCGGTTTTGAAGCCTAA
- the rpmD gene encoding 50S ribosomal protein L30, which produces MKKVRITLIKGTVRRLPVHRANVKALGLRKIGQSVEHVLTPSIQGMINAVADMVKVEEI; this is translated from the coding sequence ATGAAGAAAGTTCGTATTACTTTGATCAAGGGCACTGTTCGCCGCCTGCCGGTGCACCGTGCCAATGTGAAGGCCCTCGGCCTCCGCAAGATCGGACAGTCTGTTGAACACGTTTTGACCCCCAGCATCCAGGGCATGATCAATGCCGTGGCTGACATGGTGAAGGTCGAGGAGATCTAA
- the rplO gene encoding 50S ribosomal protein L15, with protein sequence MELNTLNPGKAAKGKSRKRIGRGPGSGWGTTAGRGQKGAGARKSAQAGRVAFEGGQMPIHRRIPKRGFKHAGVEFQIVNLKKLAGVSVTDFDAQVMFDQGFIKDIDKPIKVLAFGTIDKAINVKVNAISEAAKSAIEAAGGKVEIV encoded by the coding sequence ATGGAACTCAATACTCTCAATCCTGGCAAGGCTGCCAAGGGCAAGAGCCGCAAGCGCATCGGTCGCGGTCCGGGTTCCGGTTGGGGCACCACTGCTGGCCGTGGTCAGAAGGGTGCCGGTGCTCGTAAGAGCGCCCAGGCCGGTCGTGTCGCCTTCGAAGGCGGCCAGATGCCGATCCACCGTCGCATCCCGAAGCGTGGTTTCAAGCACGCCGGTGTTGAATTCCAGATCGTCAACCTGAAGAAGCTCGCTGGCGTTAGCGTCACGGACTTCGACGCTCAGGTGATGTTCGACCAGGGTTTCATCAAGGATATTGACAAACCGATTAAGGTCCTCGCTTTTGGAACCATCGACAAGGCAATCAACGTAAAGGTTAACGCTATCAGCGAAGCTGCAAAGTCTGCAATCGAAGCTGCCGGCGGCAAAGTCGAGATCGTCTAA
- the secY gene encoding preprotein translocase subunit SecY: MEALKKAIDAFVNAFKIADLRKKILFTLAVLIIYRVGAHITIPGVNAAVLAEYFKNSNNLFGLYDSFTGGAFAKATVFALGIMPYISASIIIQLMGSVIPGIQMLQKEGQEGRAKLNQYTRYFTVALAALQGWGISVWLSSLKVSVSGVQVSALADDFATGAGNIGFRLLATLTFTAGTIFVMYLGEQITSHGVGNGISLIIFAGIVGGLPRAFLAQWEMFKEDIQPLASEIIILAIVVVIIGFIVFVEQANRRIPLQSPRRTVGNKVMGGQSSYLPFKVNTAGVIPVIFASCIMFIPAMIASWFPNVSAMQSFAIAFVPGHLSYSVIDALLIIFFTFFYTAIQYNPNDIAENLKKSGGFIPGVRPGKQTAEYIDHVLTRISLPGSLYLAFISVAPWYLKDAFDMSFYIGGTSVLIVVGVALDTLRQLEAQLHTKNYEGFLKHGRIRGRMAS, from the coding sequence ATGGAAGCTCTCAAGAAAGCCATAGATGCGTTCGTCAACGCGTTCAAGATAGCCGACCTGCGTAAGAAGATTCTCTTCACGCTCGCCGTGCTCATCATCTACCGCGTGGGCGCACACATCACAATCCCCGGAGTAAACGCTGCCGTGCTGGCAGAATACTTCAAGAACTCGAACAACCTGTTCGGCCTGTACGACTCCTTCACGGGCGGTGCGTTTGCGAAAGCGACCGTGTTCGCCCTGGGTATCATGCCTTACATTAGCGCGAGCATCATCATCCAGTTGATGGGCTCCGTTATCCCGGGCATCCAGATGCTCCAGAAGGAAGGTCAGGAAGGCCGCGCCAAGTTGAACCAGTACACCCGCTACTTTACGGTGGCTCTCGCCGCCTTGCAGGGCTGGGGCATTTCTGTGTGGCTTTCCTCCCTCAAGGTGTCCGTTTCCGGTGTCCAGGTTTCTGCCCTCGCAGACGACTTCGCCACCGGTGCCGGTAACATCGGTTTCCGCTTACTTGCTACCCTGACCTTCACCGCAGGAACCATCTTCGTGATGTACCTGGGCGAACAGATTACTTCGCACGGTGTGGGCAACGGTATTTCTCTTATCATCTTCGCCGGTATCGTCGGGGGCCTTCCGCGGGCCTTCCTCGCCCAATGGGAAATGTTCAAGGAAGATATCCAGCCGCTCGCTAGCGAAATCATCATTCTCGCTATCGTGGTCGTGATTATCGGATTTATCGTTTTCGTAGAGCAGGCGAACCGTCGCATTCCACTCCAAAGTCCTCGCAGGACTGTCGGCAACAAGGTCATGGGTGGCCAGTCCAGCTATTTGCCCTTCAAGGTGAATACCGCTGGCGTGATCCCCGTGATTTTCGCAAGCTGCATCATGTTCATTCCGGCCATGATCGCTTCCTGGTTCCCGAACGTCTCTGCGATGCAGTCGTTCGCCATCGCGTTCGTCCCGGGTCACCTGTCCTACAGCGTGATCGACGCGCTCCTTATCATATTCTTCACCTTCTTCTACACGGCAATCCAGTACAACCCTAACGACATTGCCGAAAACCTGAAGAAGTCTGGGGGATTCATTCCGGGAGTTCGTCCGGGCAAGCAGACGGCCGAATATATTGACCACGTTTTAACCCGAATTTCTCTTCCCGGGTCGCTTTACCTCGCTTTTATTAGCGTTGCGCCCTGGTATCTGAAAGACGCCTTCGATATGAGTTTCTATATTGGGGGCACCTCGGTACTTATCGTGGTCGGTGTGGCGCTGGATACGCTTCGTCAACTCGAAGCCCAGTTGCATACCAAGAATTATGAAGGTTTCTTGAAGCATGGCCGCATTCGCGGCAGGATGGCATCTTAG
- the infA gene encoding translation initiation factor IF-1 yields the protein MAKEEGIQVEGVVLEALPNAFFRVQLGNGHEILAHVSGKMRRHFIRILPDDKVLVEISPYDLNRGRITYRYK from the coding sequence GTGGCTAAAGAAGAAGGCATTCAAGTAGAAGGCGTTGTGTTGGAGGCTCTCCCCAACGCATTCTTCCGTGTCCAACTCGGAAATGGTCACGAGATCCTCGCACATGTTTCAGGAAAGATGCGTCGGCATTTCATCCGAATTTTGCCGGACGATAAAGTGTTGGTAGAAATTTCTCCCTACGACCTCAATCGTGGAAGAATCACTTACCGTTACAAGTAA
- the rpmJ gene encoding 50S ribosomal protein L36: protein MKIKASIKPRCENCKIIRRKGVLRIICSKNPRHKQKQG from the coding sequence ATGAAAATCAAAGCCTCCATCAAACCCAGATGTGAAAACTGCAAGATCATCCGTCGCAAGGGTGTATTGCGCATCATCTGTTCGAAGAACCCCCGTCACAAGCAGAAGCAGGGATAA
- the rpsM gene encoding 30S ribosomal protein S13, which translates to MARIAGVDLPKNKTVEYGLTAIYGVGLFTANKVCAQLGIDKNKKCDDLTEEEQGKIRHLLEDEYSVEGQLRAEVTLNIKRLLDIGCYRGIRHRKGLPVRGQRSRTNARTRKGPKKTVANKKK; encoded by the coding sequence ATGGCACGTATAGCTGGTGTCGATTTGCCGAAAAACAAGACCGTCGAGTACGGTCTCACGGCAATCTATGGTGTCGGTCTGTTCACCGCAAACAAGGTCTGTGCTCAGCTGGGCATCGACAAGAACAAGAAGTGCGATGACCTCACCGAAGAAGAACAAGGTAAGATTCGTCATCTTCTCGAAGACGAATACTCCGTGGAAGGTCAGCTCCGCGCGGAAGTTACCCTGAACATCAAGCGTCTCTTGGATATCGGTTGCTACCGTGGTATCCGCCACCGCAAGGGCCTGCCGGTCCGCGGTCAGCGTTCCCGTACCAACGCCCGTACCCGCAAGGGCCCCAAGAAGACTGTGGCTAACAAGAAGAAGTAA
- the rpsK gene encoding 30S ribosomal protein S11, with translation MKETAAAAEAPAAAATEEVKVKKGKKRIDIQGIACVNATFNNTIVSITDARGNVVAWGSPGNSGFKGSRKSTPFAAQLAAETAAHKAFDLGMRKVDVRVKGAGGGRESAVRALKNAGLEVLSIRDVTGIPHNGCRPKKKRRV, from the coding sequence ATCAAGGAAACCGCTGCCGCTGCTGAAGCTCCGGCCGCAGCCGCTACTGAAGAAGTTAAGGTCAAGAAGGGCAAGAAGCGTATTGACATCCAGGGCATCGCCTGCGTCAACGCCACCTTCAACAACACAATCGTCTCTATCACCGACGCTCGTGGCAACGTCGTCGCTTGGGGTTCCCCCGGTAACTCCGGCTTCAAGGGCTCCCGCAAGAGCACTCCGTTTGCCGCCCAGCTCGCTGCCGAAACTGCCGCCCACAAGGCTTTCGACCTCGGCATGCGCAAGGTGGATGTCCGCGTGAAGGGTGCCGGTGGTGGCCGTGAGTCCGCCGTCCGCGCTCTCAAGAATGCGGGCCTCGAAGTTCTCTCCATTCGAGACGTGACGGGTATTCCGCACAACGGTTGCCGTCCTAAAAAGAAGAGAAGGGTCTAA